taaGTGGTAAATCAACGTAAGTTGAACCCGACCCTCTAAGAGGATCGTACCTATTAATATTGACTTCCAGGGAAACATTGCTCAAAAAAGTCCAGCCGCTATCGCGGTCTTCGAATTCCTCAACTTTGTTTTTAATACTATCAACAAGTGTTTCAAATATCTTATCAAAGTCATAATTGCGAGTaactaaaaagtttttaataacaAATGACTTGACTTCACTTTGCTCAttcttaaataaaaagaaattagCGAAATATTCGaaattaacttttaaacttATATGCTTTTTCAATGAGAGTTTCAATAAGTTatcgattttagaaaatatacTGTGCAAAAACATATCAGGCAAAGAGTGTACGTACTCATCTGTAGGAGTGATCCTGTAGGACACGATGCGACCCTGGAAAGCAGTTGCAAGTTCAACCACACCATCAAAGTCTTGCGCCTGCAACGCGTTGCACCGACCTTTGTGTGCGGCGCTGCGCAGGTGACCTACCCACCGCCTGCTATCTACTTGGATACAACACTCAGAGCAAAAAGGCATTTTAGTAGTTAGATTAGATTAATAACTTGTTAATAACTTTCTAGCTCTTTATAAAACTTACTTTTAGCTATCTAAAACTTTACTTAGGTACAAATACTTAgtctaaaagttatttttaactatCTTAGTTTTACTTATTATTGTATCCTAACCTATCTAAATTTTACATGTAAAATCATAACCTGCCTGGGCACTCGAGGTCAATGAAGGAAAAAAAACCTaagtcaatattattttaaacctactttatttattttattatcataaaataCAGGTTTAGTATCGCTAAACAGTGTTTTAGCTTTCTTCAGGAACCTCTGCAAGTAGTCCCACTCAGCCTGCTCCGAGTCCAGCTGCGCCTTGAGCGTGACGAGCGCCTTGGTGTAGCGCTGGTCCGGGGGCGCCTTGCGCGCGTCGTCCGCGCTGTAGACGCGCGTCTCCACGTAGTAGCGGCCGGCCAGCGGCGCGCGCCACACCAGCGAGCCGTGCGCGGTCTTGCTGCTGAAGCTGCTGTCGAGCCGCCTCGGCTCGTTGGATGCGCGCGTGGCCTTCTCTATGGCTTCCTCCTCGTCCGACAGAACTCCCAGCACGTCGAACGATTCCTTTGGATTCGACTTCGGCTTCTTTGAAGAATGGGATCTGTGATCGAGAAAgacattataaaattaatacataaataatattataattttttcgcagTGAAGTTGTCGTATTCACTTTAATGGATACATGAAGTAACGTATTCATAATGGATAcagttaaagtttaaagttatGATGTAACAATGattacttgcatacaattacaACGCGACGAAACATTTTAGCTAATAATTACTATGAAACATGAAATACTTAGAAACAAAAactgcaaaaatattttgtcttaCCTGTCTCGAGATGTTGGTTTTCGTTTAGGCTTGGCTCTCTGCACGGGTTCAGACGCTTCAAACTCGGAGTCAGACCTGAAAGATTAAAGTCAATGTTAAAGTCGGTTATCTCGCAACTTGTAAAGTAAGTAAATCTTGCACTTTAAACCCGTACTCGGTCATGATGCAGTTATCGAAATCGTCAATACGAAAATAACTAAGATTGATACAATAACAGCAAAAGAACTTCTGTCTTACCTAACGGTGTCTCGAGATGTTAGTTTTCTCTTCGGCTTGGCTTTCTGCACAGGCTCAAACACTTCAAACTCTGAATCAGACCTGAAGACATTAAAGttagttttaaaattcaatatttcctaACAAAATTCCTCACTTTTAAACTATAACCCAGTCTGTGatgtaaaaaatttaaattaacatGATTTGGATGATGCTTAGTTAACTATGTACTAAAATAACGCATCTGCATCAAATCGAAACAAGTCACAGTTAAAAACAATCAAGATAAAAATGTACTCACATATTGAACACTCACAATTTACTGAAGAAATGACGTCACTGGAGCTGGAGCTTCTTCTGAAGCACTTCGAAATACAGAATGAAGCTCATACTGCGAGCCCCCAAATTTAAAGGGAAAATATTGATAATTCAGCAATAAAGTTAGGCTCATCACAAACGTTACATACGTATCTGCTTAACAACTCTCCTATGGAGTAGTGGCGTGCAGCAGGACTAATAGGTCAGAGGTTGcgtgttcgattcccgctcaatACAAATTTTTGTTAGTatgaacataaatattttataaaacataataggtattcgaaatttattgaaacattATTCTCTCTTTCTGCAGTCGGTTTATACAGCTTGCGCATTGCGTTCACGCCAGGCCTAATGCTTATGCACACTCAGGTATTTACGAAAACTGGGACAATGATGCGAATGCCTGTATGAAAATAACCATGGTGAAGAcgaattaaatattatacaaaatcATGATTTGATTTAAACTAAAACTTTATAAATACTGCATGATTTTGAAggtttaattaacattttaaaatatttgacgttattgtagtttaaaattaaacttgaaatgATAAAATCATCTTATCCTAAAATGTTGATTTaacttattatgtaaaaaatatactaGACTTATTGAAATTATTACGCTTCGAAAATTAGTTTTACGTTAAAATTAGTTAtgatttgttttcataattAATTCAGATTGTTCATAATAATGATgcatacatacaatacatagttaataaacttttacataattaattagtcAATCAATATAATGTTTTAGCAATGGTATGAAGGTTggctggaagagatcgctttttAGCGATAAGATGTACACCGTAACTATCTCCCTACATCCTAGGTTTGACTTCTTTGCCTTATTATAACTTGTGTatgttaagtagttgttgctAGGTGGGAATAAAAAAATCAGGTTTTTTATtcctcattaaaataattacctaattaGTAAAGAGGCAAAGCCGTGGTATAATTGTTTACTcgttaaaatatcatcgattTAGCTACCGGATGTCGGACCATTTCAATAGAATCATActttaataatgcaatttaacaatttACCTAATTCTTACATCACAGTGCAAGCTATAAAatcatattataaataaatgaattgtaATCATTTTTATAGCATGTTAGTATGGATTGTATTTATAGCAATCAAAGAGCTCAAGCATTATGAGAATGTGACGTCAATACAACAGCATTGCAACATTGCGCTTTATGTTACAGTTTGACACAGCAAAAATGGTATGTTAGTCGACGCTCTGATAATAGTGTAAGAGCCAAGGTTCATTGCAGGGACAGTAAACCAAACTAAGTTTTAAAATGTGTCacatcatttttaatttaacgtaaCCAATagctaatattatattaataacctttttttatgtTTAAGTTAAGTCATGTCGTCactaatttattctcaaaaagaTGGACTATGATGaaagtattgataaaaatatttgatgaaTTAATTGCTCGATAAAGATAATTCTTTAAGGGCAGATTTTTGAATCGTTAGTTTTAACTAAAGAATAGAACTCATTTTGAATTATTTCCCATATTGAAATTGTCAATACGCCAAACTTATTCTACAGTTAAAACTTATCCAACTATTGAAAAATCTGGTCtaaatttattagtatttagtatctgttaaataaaacttaagCTTTGAGATGAAAATGGCTACCAGTCAACCTATGATGGATTAAATTGAAAGATTGCATACAGCTCCTTGACTATGACTTCATGTTACATGGAAGTTACGTTTGGTCCAAGTCATAAGAAATTAGGaagataattattatgcttaatattttatttagtgatATTCTTAACTTATTTTTAGAACTATCATTCAACCTATGTTGAACTATATTGAATGTTTGCATACTGTTCTTTGACTATGATTTCAAGTTAGACCAATGTATGTTTGGTCCAAGTGACAAGAATATTAGAAAGATATACAAAGacaatcttttattattttattttgtagaatGAATAAGTTAAAGAGTTCCTTTTAGGAAAATCTTATCAATGTACAAGATAAATTAAGATAATATCATAAAGATGCTATAACTATTAATGTACagctgaaaattaattaaaaatctgCATTCATACGTATCTACTATTaacatatttaaaaatgtataaatacttGCAGTATTGTCTTATTACTCATTTGGTTTCGATGCTCGCTAATTTTAATCATCAAAATCGCTACAGTTTATGCGCTTGGACCGCAACACTGCTGAACATGCATATCCCGCCTTCAGTAGCCAGTTGTGTCAATTTGTGTGAAAGTGTTAGTAGTGTACATAGTGGGAGCCTAATTAATTCATAAGGAATATCTTTTAGGTTTTGTATTCTTGGATGTAACCTAACAGTAAGCTGCCATTGGTATAACATTTTACCTATGTTGGATGGAGAGACATGAGCCAAGCTGGTAcagaatatacatacatactgtAATTCTGTGTGTTCTCTCGAGGCAATCGGCTCATCCACATGGTTGAACGGTTTACCCATGGTGCTACCGCTGTATAAGGGCATGCGTCATATTGGCCCATGAATACGAATCTTATAGAACTTATGAATTATTATTGACTCTCACTCAAGATATTATAGTGTGTAACTCAATCGGTTTATAATTCTCATATTTGAGGttctcgtatacatggatgtaACCTAACAGTAAGCTGCTATTGGTATAacatttttactcgtgttgGATGGAGAGTCATGAGCCAAGCTGGTACAgaaaattacataaaagtaaattctGTGTGTTCTCTCGAGGCAAGCTGCTCATCCGCATGGTTTTAAGGTTTACCTATGGTGCTACCGCTGTATAAGGGCATGCGTCAAACTGACCCATGTATACAGACTTCTAAAAAGGAATTGTGAATCCCAATTGGGTTTTATCGTGTGATCAAAAGTGCGTGGATTTAACGAAAAAAGCTCATGTTGTGCTAGTAGCCGTGTAAGGTAAGTCAAATTTTTAACATGGAATTAGGCTATTCTGCACTACTGCAGGCATGGTTTACCTACTTACGTTCGTGTTATTGGGCGATCTAACGCACAGAGTGAGGTCGCAAACTGCGACCGAACGAATGTGAGTTAGAACGCCCAATAACACACTACTAATtatgtaaagttttattttaagcttttgttctttttaaaGTCCATATAGTAATACATAATTTGGTACCTATAAAAGCCAACCTTTTACTCGTTATGCCATTCATCCATTCATTCTTTTATACGTTTTTGAAGCTTTTCACCGTGTAGTCTTTACGTTTTTCGCTGGTTAATATTAAAACGCCCTATTTTTCAGCAGCCCGTAGTtattcaaaaatacaaaaacatatGAACATTCATCTGAAAATGTGATGCCCTAAAAGGGTCGGGTAATATCTTTATTAAAAGCTTTAGTTATGTCAGTGATATTTTCACAACATCCTTTGTTGTGACAATGCCACTCTCTCTGTAATGAGTATTCTTTAGCCGCCCCCTTTGTGGGAACAATGTAGGCAGATAATAAAAGTGTTGCCTGCACACAGTACAAAGTATGTTTAAATAATCAGACAGTCAAATAGGCTCTTAAAACCAGTTGTGATTCTAGAGTGACGAGAGCCCTTGTTCTATTGTGTATAGTAGTTAAACATTttgtattttgataaataataaaatactgttAATTTTATGAATGCTTATAAGATTTTGAGTAATGATAAATTAATGAAGCACCCGTGAAAAAAAGGTAGAGTTTTACATGATGGGTTTTAAATAGAGGCTTGTTAAAAGGGTTGCGCTTACTTAAACCATTTTGAAAGTAATTAAAAAGCTGTCTGAGTCCCTATCTAATCTGCTACGAGTATATATTTAATGCTGTAAATCTAAATATGAACAATCTTACACACAGGGAAACCCATCgtattgtttaattaatttcattatcTCTACGAAACTTTTGCCGGAACTATTTTAGTCACAACCGTCAAGTTGTAGAGTTCTACAACTAACCAAACTGAAGAGCTGTAATCGGAATGAGAGCTGAAATTATTCCCAGCTCCCTGATTTGCATGAAAGTAAGTTGCGAATCGGACCTACTGCATCCACTTTACGACTAACTGTTCCCGAGCTAGACAGCGACACCTAGGGAGAGCATTTAGATAATTGCGGAATATCGGAACTTTGAAcgaatagactaagagctagcgaacgccagaccaacgtcattttataaaagttctttgtcagcgtatgctcccaatataggttagaatgttgtagacagtttgggtcatcgtggctttagcagttatcataaaaatattgtctggcaaggagttagaacggtcaaaactgtctggtcgatgaggaaactacttgtaattattgcccaaatattatgtataaaaatcatgttatggtataacgtaagtataacttttacggtggcttttgcTGTATATTCATTGGATTAAAAGCTGACTTTTGAccgttccaactccttgccagacaatcttttaacggtagctgccaaagccacgatgacccaaacttcatgatgcaccaacattcttaccTATGTTGGGAGCAAGCGCTAACAAAGTtacagcctttataaaataactagcggccgcccgcaacttagTACGCGTGGatgccgttttacccccttagtggTGGAGTTGCGTAAAAgcctttcttagcggatacctacgtcataacatctacctgcatgccaaatttcagcccgagccatccagtggtttgggctgtgcgttgatagatcactcactatatcagtcagtcagtcgtaGTCGTATTTAGAAGTAGGTCTGGTGTTCACTAGCCCTTAGTCTAGAAGCTTTGTAGTGGCCGCCATAGTTCGCGCTCTTTGAAGTGCGTAATGACGCGCGTAGCGATTTTCCGACTATACGGGAGCTTGATTTGATGCgttcattaaaataatgattCGCGCTGCGGTTTTGCGAGCGTCGCTTGTTCGAACACGGTGACGTAGTGCTGTTTGTTGCAACATTTTGGACGATGGCGCTATTGTTTTTATTGGGAAAGGGAAGGTTTTCTGATATAAACAATTTTACCAGAGCTATTATTAGTAAACGTGACGAAATTTGGCAGGGTGAATGAAAATCCCATTGCCACCGGTTTTaggatattatggatagattttattatttaatatcttACTATCAATGCTCAATCAAGTCAAAGAATAGTGATGGAAATGTTTGAACTTTAAAGCCGAAGTAAAAAAGGCTACAAGCAGGTGTCTTTTGCGATGACGAACTAAACTGTGAAGTTTAATATTTTCCTGTTCACCTACCTGTAACAAAATGTTGTAAGCCATTCCCAAAATGGCGTTTTACATTTTAGTCACGGCCAACTCCATCACAAAAATACAGCTaatgaaaaacataaccctcctcctagcgcagttgggtaaaaacTAGTAAGTTTCAAAAcgataaaactaaaatttaatcCACAGCCGTGCAGAAACCGACACCTAAACGAATTTTCTCTGCCCACTAAAACTGCATTTCTCGAAAATAAAATCACCGAAGGAATTCTCACATGATACGAACCGCACAATTGCTGCAGAATCGGGATCATTTGACGCCTCGCGGGCGCTCTCTCTGCACTTTTATTTCTGCTAGTCACTGCAACCTCTttgaactatacagggtgtataATTTGATACGATTCTGATGACGTAACGCAAATTTTAAAGTTTGTATTGTATTCTATGTTTGCTTTTAGTTAGTGATTTTATGACATTAACTGCAAGTGTCTGGTTCATTTAATTAACAGAACAAAACTGGGTCTTCAAGTATGACATGATGATATTCAGATTGTGTGGTAAAGTGAATTCAATTCAATAAGCTGTATAATctagaaaacaaaataaagttaaCCCGAtcgttatttaattatttacgctaaattaagtttttttattatgtagtttAAAAAGTATAATGGCCGTTGAAATAAGCAATGGCAAAATAATCTAAACATAACTGTAATTTAATTCATGTTACTTCCATTAACGTATTAGAAAATCTTTTCCAAACCGCAACGTACCTATTTTCCTTTCACAGATTCAGTGCTCTCCCCAGTTACTAAATCCGGAACGAAATAAAGCATCATCCATCACAGTTAGCTCTATAACTGAAAATAAATCTGAATACAATACGAAAAACTCCCATATCGCTGTTCTATTATCTATCACGGCTCATAACTCACTTACGGTAATGAAAATTGTAACTGCTAAAACCAAACGGAACAAAGTCCGAGCGATATAATGGCGCAATAAATTCGACGCGTCATACCGGAATGCGTTCCGGTCAGGGCTGCCACCCGGCGGAAAAGGCATTTTCAATTAATGGGACATCTAGAATAATCTAGATGTTTTAGGCTACGcgttaattttctttttaatttttcagcgtTATCATTAATGTTAACGGAATGAAAATAGTGACTACTAAAATGAAACTGAAATATCCTGGCGCAATAAATTCGACGCGTCATACCGGAATGCGTTTCGGTCAGGGTTGCCACGGCCAGGCATTTTCAATTATTTGGACACCTAGTTTATTTTTAGGCGGCACTTTGACACGGACtagatttctttttaatttttctggTAGGCAATGTTTTATGAAAATAGTCACTACTAAAatcaaactaaaataatatcCTGGTGATAAAAATGGGTTATAAATTCGACGCGTCATACCGGAAAGCGTTCCGGTCAGGGTTGCCACGGCCACGCATTTTTAATTAATGGGACATCTAGTTTATTTTTAGGCGGCACTTTGACACGGGCTAGCTTTCTTTTTCGGCGTTGTCGTATGTGAGCACTTCAATAGAAGGGTAAGTAATGagtgttttaataaaatagtcattactaaaaccaaattaaattaTCCTGGCGCATTAAATTCGATGCGTCATACCGGAATGCGTTTCGTTAAGGGCTGCCATGCGCCGGAACATAATGCGGAAAAAGCATTTTCAATTATTTGACATCTAGGTTTTTTAGGCAGCGCTTTGGCACGGGCTAGCTGCCTTTTTAATTTTTCGGGGTTGTCATTTTTTAAGCAGTGTTTTACGAAAATAGTCACTACTAAAATCCTAGCGATATAATGGCGCAATAAATTCGAAGCGTCATACCGGAATGCGTCCTGGTCAGGGTTGCCACGCGGCGGAACATTGTGGCGGAAAAGGCATTTCCAGTTGTCCATCCTGACTGtccttttattttggcaaccgTTTTAATCGACCCCGTCCGGCACTCGAACCGAAACGCAGATAGGAGCTTTCACTCTTTCAATTGTATTGATATTGGCATTGCTCCTCTGGGTAAATCTGGTAAGGGCTGCCTGCCTAGTCATAGTTTCATAGAGCTCCAACAGTGAGTTTGAAAGACTCTCCTCTATCAAATGATCATGAAATACCTGGCGAAGTAAAGGAAAAATTTTTGACAAGTCAATTATTACGAGGGAATCCCCTACAAGTGGCACCCCTACCTAGGGTAGATGTGTGAAACAGCGGCCATCGAGATTTGCATCTGTAAATGGAACAATACACGGCGCGTTCCGAGCCATTGGGCGCGCGAATCGATCAGCGCGCTGGACTGATTCCCGCCCATTGACTCTGCTTGTTCCAATAACCATTTTCACACATATACGGTCGGCATGCATCGGGTAGATTGACGAATAAGTGCAGTTTAATGCGGCTTAGTTTAAAGTgatttgaagggacgcgcgcgacgCGTTTTCACCCAGAGCAGCAGACGAAAACTCTATTTTTAACGAGAAAATCTCAGCACTATCGGCCTAACATTGCAAAAACTTCGAAAAAACAAATACAAgtaatttcatttttaaaaacgggattattcctAGCGTTCCCACTACTGCCAATCTAGCTCAACTCAATGAAGGTCTTTAATCAAAAATCTATTTGTATGGGAAAATACTAAAGTATCCACGTCGAAAATCGATTGATGACGTAGCATTCTAGTACGAGCACTGGCCGGGGCAAACAATCAATCGGAACGGACCGTAATCGGATttccaattattattatacaaacgAGCGGCACAGATCACAGATCGTGTGATCGATCAGGGCTGGGCTTACTACACACTGTATAACTGTATGTATACGTACAGTATTCGAGTATTATTCATACTAGACACTAGAGCGGGCTTTAGAACAGGTTGTACTTTCAAATTACAAACTACTTTGCCAAGTAGGCACAGCTGCTTCAGTGCA
This window of the Ostrinia nubilalis chromosome 9, ilOstNubi1.1, whole genome shotgun sequence genome carries:
- the LOC135074821 gene encoding uncharacterized protein LOC135074821 gives rise to the protein MVRHPEILNFKTNFNVFRSDSEFEVFEPVQKAKPKRKLTSRDTVRSDSEFEASEPVQRAKPKRKPTSRDRSHSSKKPKSNPKESFDVLGVLSDEEEAIEKATRASNEPRRLDSSFSSKTAHGSLVWRAPLAGRYYVETRVYSADDARKAPPDQRYTKALVTLKAQLDSEQAEWDYLQRFLKKAKTLFSDTKPVFYDNKINKVGLK